DNA sequence from the Bufo bufo chromosome 3, aBufBuf1.1, whole genome shotgun sequence genome:
agagcacggacacgccccctgagctgcagcagaaaagacactcccctccccctgagctgccagcttgatataaatctagcagagcaatgaatgtggagatctctggatccatgtgaggtacagggctggttctagctttgttaaaaacagattgtcatgtactatacgatTGCTATACTTACTATATCTTACTACAGGAAGACCTTGCGCTATAGGGAAGTAGTGCTGGCAAAGAGCAGGCCTCAGGTTGTGATGGAGGTGATGGCAAGGAGCAGGCCTCAGCCTGCAAAGGAGTTGATCAGTGCTGCTCTGGAGGTTCGGCCCCCCAGGCAGCAGAAAAGGGAGGGCAATGGGGCCAAACTGCTGGAGAACCAGACAGAGTGTGAGCAGACCCGCGGTTTGCATGGGCTTCCACTATAACAGTTATACTGAAGATCCACCTACACTAAAATGTCGCCATAGGACCTCATCTGTCAAAACtgtctaaaataaaaaagaattgctATGCAGCTTTCATTTTGGAAACTGGTCAGAAAAGAAATTCTATTtgacctcccattggttgctatgggcaacacaaTTTGATAAATGAGACCCACTGGCCTATAACATACAGAGATGCAGTTACAACATTTTATTCCTGTGTGCACAGCAAAGCGTGACAGATCCTTGGCCAGAACATTCGGGGAAGGAAATATGACTTGGACAGGGTGTGTGTTCCAGTCAGTGCATGTGAGAGCAGAACTGTTCCAGAGGGAGCACATGTGCGGAGAGGCAGAGTGCTGAAGGAGCAGTCAGCTAGAAGGACCAGGGCACCTGGTGTGCAAAACAACTGCTATCAAGGAAAGTGCAGGGACTGTTGCTGAAGGTGAGTGATCCAGTTCCCAGTTTTACAGTGAAGAGACCAAGAGACTGTAGTCATTAGATACTATTGCTGCCCACATATAGAGGCTGCTTAAAGCGGCTCTGTCATCAGATcacccctattaaaccaggcacatagCCTGGTAGGGGTGATCCTGCAATTCAAAACAATACCTTCCTCCTCACTGTCAGCGCCACGGTTGTTGATAAAACCGTACTTTTATTCCTACCGCTATGAGATGCCTACCGACGTCTAAACACCCCCCTTCCCTTTATTCACAGCGCTAGAGTACGACTTCGACTTGGTCTAtcgctgtcaatcaaggggaggggctgGTGTTTAGTCGTCAGTAGGCGCACTTTATCGGTGCTCATACTGAAAAGGCCTGCTTCCTGGTGCTCAAAATTGCCTGCGAGCAAAGGAATAAAAGTACGATTTTTTCAACAACCGTGGCGCCGACAGTAAGGACGAAGGTATTATTTTAAACTGCAGGATCACCCCTACCAGCCTATATACATGGTTTAATAGGGGTGATCCTTATATGCAAGTTGGTGCTTGGCCTGTTGCATTGATATATTTTGCTGCGTACTCTCCAGTAAAGAAATTAGTGAGTTGCCACAGTCTAAGGCGACAtgaacacaaccgtatgtgttttgcggtccgcaaatcgcggatccgcaaaaaaaaaacggatgacatccatatgccaggcgttttttttttttgcggatccattgtaacaatgcctaaaacggacaagaataggacctgttatatttttttgcgggtctacggaacagacatacggatgcacacggaaacaaacaacgtttgtgtgcatgtagcctaattgtCATCTTTCTACCTGCACATTACAGGACCAGATTTTTTTAGGCTGTGTGTTCAAGTTGTAGTTGCTGTTTTCCAAAAtctatttttggggaaaaaatttatgtttttgtaTCTTTACTCTTCATCCTAATACAAGTCAGGCTGGGTTTTCAAACAAAAATGGTTCAgacagatgccaaatgtgcataactgatgctcaggatccgtatttttttttccggatccatttttttctttattttcttctcttctgatagatcagaagaatggaaaaataatggtGACGTGAAAACAGCCTCAATTGGGTCCATAAgtaagtaccatatttttcactctataagacgcacctaaccATAACAcgaacctaggttttagaggacaagtattagacccccaatgttaataagaacctcaatcagacctctgattagatccccaatgttaataagaccctaaatcagacctcagctcagaccccaatgttaataagaccctcaataagacctcagatcggatccccaatgttaataagacgccaataagacatcagatcagaccccccaatcagacctcagctcagaccgcaatgtgaatgacccccaatcagacctcagatcagagccccaatatGAATGATCCCCAGACATCAGATCACAGCGCCATTATGAATAAACCTCCCCCCCACCcattaagacctcagatcagacccctgaatgtgaatgacccccagaccTCAGTTTAGACTGCCTTGCTGCAGACGCCGCCGCCTCTGCTTGGAGAATCCAGCTCTCTTCTCTTCCTACCGCACTCTCTTCTGTGACCCGACGCACACAGCGAGAGGTCACAGAGTGCTTATGTCCTAATGCTGTGCACAGTCACAGCAGAGCCAatggcagaggaccaggaagcggtgagtacagagcctgggagcgctgcattcaccgcttctcggtcctccagtactaatgagcgcctccataatggaaacgctcattagtattcaccccataagacacacaggcattttccccacattttttgggggggaaagtgtgtcttatggggcgataaATACGGTGTTTCCCTCAGCAGGTCTGGCAACGTGAGATCTGTCCAAAAGGCCCCAAAGGTGGACTAACCATTTAATCAGAATTTTTCACATTTGTACAAATGAGGGACATAAGTTGTACCAGAAAACTATAGAAAAATACACATGTAAAACAGAAGTGAGTGTAGAACATTATTACTAATATGTCACAACCATTAAAGCAACAGGTCAAACACACTAAAGTTAGATATTACCAAATCCAAACCCCTTTATGACCTGGATGCTGTGAAACTGCATTTAGCACAAATTTTCCAAATTTAAAAAACTTCCTTTTTTTAGCCTTGAAGCGGAGAACTAAAAATAGCGCCTTAATGGCTTCTAAAAATAGCAGCGATCATTAGGAAACGGAACATTCCGGGGTTCATTAGCTCGGGAGCAGATTTCCTTCACCAGTAAGGTTAATGAATCTCTAAGTGTCCATTTAGTGAAATGATTGACCTTGAATTCTGGTGACTGTCCCCTTTTTAAATTCATTTTAGGTCCAAAATTCTACGCTAATTAATATCTTAATATATCTCGTGTTCACATTTTTAGAATCATGTACGTGTGCTGTCGAGGTTATCCAGCGACAACTCATATATCtattgactttaaaggggttttctaatctcagacaatggaggcatatcaggTCCCACCTTTACACTTAGAACAGAGTGAGGACCCCAGGTTTACGGCATCCGGCCACCACCAAACGCTcttcccatagtagtgaatgggaacGCACCGCGCTTGTATGGCAACCGCTACCAGtcaagtgcttggctattttcagtggCCCCATAATAATGAATGgaaggcggctgcgcatgcgcagtgcaccctccataaCTTTAGGGGTGCCGTTCTAAgtgtaggtgcggatcccacctcTCTATCAGAGCGatgtattatacctcttttggtaccacaatggcctccattaaattcaggggatCAGCATGCATGtaaaacctgcattccctgaatttaagtgaggccggtatacaggcaaacccgggcaagtgccggggcccaatactcctgggggggcccactgagctgctatgagctcttccatcaatacagatggccctttggtgggccctctgagtcacatgagaCCGGCTGCTGAAGAGACTcatacacgccccctctacacaggacatgctgcctgaggagagagaccggcagggctggagcagaagtgtgaacacaggttatcagtgagtctgcactgtgaagggctggagcagaagtgtgaacacaggttgtcagtgagttttcactgtgactgtctcttctctgtgggacaggagggggggggggactcttcgatctgctgctggacgctgcttcattctatttagttgttttactgtttcattaagcagtttACCTCCATGACAcctatccacccccccccccatatcctgtcctatctcatcctcatggagcccctgctgtctcttttcctccctcatgtatccagagctcctgttccacactcctatctcctattgctgccctgcacagacctcctgccactacttgttgcatgaatccccctcagagccccttccacctacttgctgtgtccacccctcctgtccatccagagccccgggcccctgtctcactcctttgcctctcattatggtggcatctgaaccacattcaccataaggaccttctaacgtcacagggtcatgtgactgtgccccccaccctgtactgtgcccctttataccctgcattgtgccctctcaccacaccctgtgcagtgcccctagtcattccctgtactgtgccctcttatacccttttatccggtcactgtatggtggttttatcattgtatggcggtgttatccggtcactgtacagaggtgttatccggtcaatgtatggcggtgttatccaataactgtatggccataactgtatcccctttcctgcccacaccactttttttagacctggcacgagcgggaaaagatacagattgcggtgctaaggactttTGAGCCACATCTgtgtctgaaatacgcctaatatagacatatttctatataaaaAATGACCCCCAAATTGTataattattcgggggtagggctaatatctttatagtatatagattctagtgtattatactgtgccctgtatttcccaatagataaatgatccttgggaagcacagtcctcacccctaaccaccaggaccaggtagcgctctgtcagtacatggcggcctcctctCTCCGCtgcgtactggtgcttattctgacactagggctgggttcacatcccatttgtgccatccatctaatgtataccaaaaatgtatgcgttaacagatgcctcagactgatgccgtacagtggcgtccgatcaccatacagttccattgtaaaaaaaacatatacgttaacgtatgcattttttactggactctgcaggataaaaAAACGTCGAGTGCTGCACATTCGTATACataaaaccgataggaaaaaacgTAATGTGGGGGGGGaataaaatttgctgtggggcccagttagttctagctacatcactgcacatctccttctctcctccaggcccggcccaggggtgacgtcatgacgtgtgtctcactgctgcagcgggcctgaggagagaaggagcgcagggagctgcggttagtgaatgacaggaccgccggctgccctgcgctccagcaatgataggtatgtgagggggccactgggggggtcattacactgtgagggccccttacacaatataatgacccccagtgcccccatttagtataatgatccccattgaccctccatttagtataatgaccaccagagcccccattcaatataatgacccccagtgccccctccatacagtataacccccaatgTGggtggcgactgggggtcattattctgaatggagggccactgtggggtcattatactgtgagggccctttacatagtataatgacccccagtgtcccccatttagtataatgatccccaatgatcctccattcagtataatgacccctagAGCCcctattcaatataatgacccccagtgaccaacATACAGTACAATGagccccagtgccccctccatacagtattcccccagtgtgggggctactgggggtcattattctgaatgggggggcgactgggggttattattctgaatggagggccgctGTGGGGTcactatactgtgtgtggggccactgggggtcattatacagtgtgtgggggggcattggggggtcattatactgtgtaaagggccactagtggtcattataactgtataggggccactgggggtcattatacagtgtgggagccacagggggacatgtaaatgtaaaaaaaatgcctcaagggggcccactgggatttattgcccaagggcccacatgaacctggagccggccctgctggtATAGCACCAGCTGATGTAGTATTTAGTGTAgattcctgtcctaaagagatcgccttgacttCTGGAAACTTCTGTctagcagtgatcccggtgatgtcaccagcactaatgggcggtctttagcgctgccctagcctaaaCACTCCACTCACATGGGCTGAatgggtgaagaaggggttatgtccaggttcagctctgaactcagataactcctttaaaggaaGTCTCAATTTTAaccatgcaaaactgctgacagcaccggctacagctgtcactcagggcAGAGGGGAGGGGTTAGGAAGCATCTAAAtgcagagagcattcccaaaCTAGTACTAGCATGGgcatagaatattttttgtgggacaacccctttaaggactagaTGGATTATCCACTAAGGCTACCATCACATGGCGTGGTTGCGAAGTGGCTGTGCtatggtcttcattagttaacaAGCTGCGGCCCATATGGCTGCGTGGCTCTTCTCGACCATAGTGGGGCCGTGTCGTAACCACAACATGACCATGCGATGTGGTCATACATTCAGAGCACATTACTTACATCTGGGTTATTCCCCTCTTCAATACAGCCCGACACTGTCAGCGCTGATAGAACAGTGTATACCGACACAGCAAGTTGAATAGTAACACCCAGTtgccaatttattcatacatttccaggttgAATAACAGAGGGATAAAACAATGTAgtattgaaataaataaatgcctCAGGAGtgtgcaagtatttactaaaacacatatccggagaggtgacaggtcctttttcttGCCCTTGAACAGTACACACTGAACACGTGACTACTGATCCCCAGGGAACtcgatagtgccccctgtagttacagCCACATTGCGCTTTTCTTACCTGCGGCCATTGGTGGTTCAGTGATGTCAGGAGGGACCAGTGTTTGCCCCGCCGCCTGCCTGTGCGTATTGGGGTGTAAACACCTTTCTTTCGCAAGTCTGACCATTATGGAAGGGCAGACATGTTCCTCTACGTTCTAGGCAACTGAAAGTTCTCAGTGGTTGGACCCCAACAATCAGACATTGACGCCATATTTATGCTTCATACAATGcttataatagtaataataatacttTAACCCTATAGAAAAAGCACATAAAAAAATTGCTACAATACAAATCTGGAACACGTCTTCTTTTACTCATACATAACCGGTATATAATTTTCCAGAGAGGAAAACCCATAACTCACCCTCACTAGCAGCACATGCAGTTAATATGCTAATCTTCAGGCTAGAATTTTTTTTGCCTCGCCCTCATTGGTCACCTACATTATGTATTCATACAATGTTTAACTTCTTCCACTTTGGCTTTAGGTATTAGTACAGGGTTGAAGTGTGTGTGAGACCTCAGAGACATCTGACCAAGTGAGAGGAAACGAAGTCACGTTGGATGTGGGAGTGAGTAAAGCTAACTCAAGACGATGGCAGGCATGGCATTGCAGTTACTGGGCTTCTTCATATCCCTGATTGGTTTCATTGGGACGATTATTGCCACCGTACTCCCTCACTGGTGGAGAACCGCTCATGTCGGCACCAATATCATTACGGCCGTGGAATACATGAAGGGACTTTGGATGGAATGTGTATGGCACACCACTGGAATCTACCAGTGTCAAGTCCATCAATCTCAGCTAGCACTTCCTCGCAATCTTCAGATCGCACGAGGTATGATGGTGACATCTTGTGTCCTTTCAGTCCTGGCATGCGTTGTCTCTGTTTTTGGCATGAACTGCACCCAATGTGCCAAAGGGTCTTCAGCGAAGAAGATGATTGTCATCCTTGGTGGGGTGGCCTTTCTCTTTGCTGGTCTTACATGTCTCATTCCAGTAGCATGGTCGACCAATGATGTTGTCCAAGACTTTTATAACCCAGCACTACCTTACGGGATGAAGTTTGAGATTGGCCAAGCTCTCTATGTTGGCTTCATCTCAGCAGGGTTGACAATAATTGGTGGAATTGTTCTTCTCTTTACGGCATGCCAGAAGGACATTCCTCAAGTAGCCTACATCCACCCTTCACGCAACCTGAGGAGGGTGCCAATGAGCAGGCCGACGCGAGTCTATAAAAGTAGCCATACACCGACTTGGTCATCTGCATCACGCCAGGGTTATCAGATTAATGACTTTGTCTGACTGGAGCAGAATCACTTGATCCATTTCCATTTCAGGACGTTTTTGAATTTGTTCTTATATCCTTGCAATGTTTACTGTATTTCTAGAACAACTAGATGGAATCTGAGAAATGGAAGGACTTGTATATATGTAGTATTGTGCCATGTTTTATAATAATTTATTCCACTGAATGCACATGGATAAATCATGTTGCTCTGGATAGGTGGGAAGTCTAGTGGACATTCTCAAAATTACcagacctccaaaaaaaaaaataattatgtacaTTTTTGTTGTATATTGTGAGTGTTGTACTGGAGACACAATATTATTTTTCCTCATGTAGGTCATGGCTAGTTGATATATTCATGACTGCTCAAAAACTTGCCCAGTATCTATCTATTTTTGGGTCAATCAACCTTTAAGAAGGAGTGCAGGTGGAACTCGGAGCTGGCGGTTAAGGAGCAAAAATGTCCCTCTGAAACATATGGTATACAGTATAACTATATGCTAAAAGTGGAATTTGTTATTTTGGagctgtgt
Encoded proteins:
- the CLDN14 gene encoding claudin-14, yielding MAGMALQLLGFFISLIGFIGTIIATVLPHWWRTAHVGTNIITAVEYMKGLWMECVWHTTGIYQCQVHQSQLALPRNLQIARGMMVTSCVLSVLACVVSVFGMNCTQCAKGSSAKKMIVILGGVAFLFAGLTCLIPVAWSTNDVVQDFYNPALPYGMKFEIGQALYVGFISAGLTIIGGIVLLFTACQKDIPQVAYIHPSRNLRRVPMSRPTRVYKSSHTPTWSSASRQGYQINDFV